A stretch of the Methanosphaera sp. genome encodes the following:
- the cobT gene encoding nicotinate mononucleotide-dependent phosphoribosyltransferase CobT, with protein sequence MENIKVFGSDEMIKTIQQKENPAFLCVMSNTAVSKIPKITGAGSPEFTSYTPALDAEVILKDMALSLPNIASTDADELSAPSPALLTKATIDLLNIPFIPINAGLEVTPKVPYVELGGVPGGDLREGVGVKDPQIIFENAKKYAEVLSKCVDHIIIGESTPAGTTTTLGLLVALGYDAKNKVSGCMVTNPHELKNSVVDAALEKNNVKPGDLADDPFKAVEIAGDPTMIAIAGLMMGADVPVILAGGSQMTAPCAIVKALDADFNFDNICIATTTYVANDETANLLDIVNQIADINVFAADPLLQNSDVVGLQNYARGNIKEGVGAGGAIFYAYIKGVTSPEYIKKAEEITEKHF encoded by the coding sequence ATGGAAAATATTAAAGTATTCGGGTCAGATGAAATGATCAAAACAATCCAACAAAAAGAAAATCCAGCATTTTTATGTGTAATGTCAAATACAGCAGTATCAAAAATACCAAAAATTACAGGTGCAGGATCACCAGAATTTACATCATACACTCCTGCTCTTGATGCTGAAGTTATACTTAAAGATATGGCATTATCACTTCCAAATATTGCATCAACAGATGCTGATGAACTTTCAGCACCATCACCAGCACTTCTTACAAAAGCAACAATTGACTTACTTAACATTCCATTTATACCAATAAATGCAGGTCTTGAAGTTACACCAAAAGTACCATATGTTGAACTTGGAGGAGTTCCAGGTGGAGATCTAAGAGAAGGAGTAGGTGTAAAAGATCCACAAATTATATTTGAAAATGCTAAAAAATATGCAGAAGTTCTATCAAAATGTGTAGATCATATTATTATTGGAGAATCAACACCTGCTGGTACAACCACAACACTTGGACTACTTGTAGCACTTGGATATGATGCTAAAAATAAGGTAAGTGGATGTATGGTTACAAATCCTCATGAACTTAAAAATAGTGTTGTAGATGCAGCTCTTGAGAAAAATAATGTTAAACCTGGAGATCTAGCTGATGATCCATTTAAAGCTGTTGAAATTGCAGGTGATCCTACAATGATTGCTATTGCAGGTCTTATGATGGGAGCAGATGTACCTGTTATTCTTGCAGGTGGAAGTCAGATGACAGCACCATGTGCAATTGTTAAAGCACTAGATGCTGACTTTAACTTTGATAATATTTGTATTGCAACAACAACATATGTTGCAAACGATGAAACAGCAAATCTTCTTGATATTGTAAATCAAATTGCTGATATTAATGTATTTGCAGCAGATCCACTACTTCAAAACTCTGATGTTGTAGGTCTTCAAAACTATGCACGTGGAAACATCAAAGAAGGTGTAGGTGCAGGTGGAGCAATATTCTATGCATACATTAAAGGTGTAACATCACCTGAATATATTAAGAAAGCTGAAGAAATTACAGAAAAACACTTCTAA
- a CDS encoding undecaprenyl-diphosphate phosphatase — translation MDLISAIILGAVQGISEFLPISSSAHLVLVPHLLGVETSLVFDTILHLGTLVAIFSVFWKDIVNILKGFILSILDLTESKEVFLKGIREVPAKRFAWLLIVATIPTGIMGILFKDAIETIFRGTLFIGVFLIITGILLYMSERHKSGSITERDMTFKQAIALGVCQGLAVLPGISRSGATISAGLFAGLNREYAARYSFILSIPAVLGAGLIQIKDIVTIDVSAFVLVAGFLSSVIFGYLSIKLLLKMIEGWSLDIFAFYCWIIGIITILATVMF, via the coding sequence ATAGATCTAATTAGTGCAATTATCCTTGGAGCAGTTCAAGGAATAAGTGAATTTCTACCAATTAGTAGTTCTGCACATCTTGTATTAGTACCACACCTTCTTGGTGTTGAAACATCACTAGTATTTGATACAATACTTCACCTTGGTACACTAGTTGCAATATTTAGTGTTTTCTGGAAGGATATTGTCAATATCTTGAAGGGATTTATACTAAGTATTCTTGACCTTACAGAGTCAAAAGAAGTGTTCCTTAAAGGTATACGTGAGGTTCCAGCAAAGAGATTTGCATGGCTATTAATTGTAGCAACAATCCCTACAGGAATAATGGGAATATTATTTAAAGATGCTATTGAAACAATATTTAGAGGTACACTCTTTATTGGAGTTTTCCTTATAATTACAGGTATACTACTATACATGTCAGAAAGACATAAATCAGGTAGTATTACAGAACGTGACATGACATTTAAACAGGCAATAGCTTTAGGTGTATGTCAAGGTCTTGCTGTTTTACCTGGTATTTCAAGATCAGGTGCAACAATTTCAGCAGGATTATTTGCAGGATTAAACCGTGAATATGCTGCAAGATACAGCTTTATACTTTCAATACCAGCAGTACTTGGTGCAGGATTAATACAAATAAAAGACATTGTTACAATCGATGTATCAGCATTTGTACTTGTTGCAGGATTTTTATCATCAGTAATATTTGGATATTTATCAATCAAACTACTGCTTAAAATGATTGAAGGATGGAGTCTTGACATATTTGCATTTTACTGTTGGATAATTGGTATCATAACAATACTTGCAACTGTAATGTTCTAA
- a CDS encoding bifunctional N(6)-L-threonylcarbamoyladenine synthase/serine/threonine protein kinase, with the protein MIALGIEGTAEKTGIGIVDSDGNILATCGDQLYPEVGGIHPRDAAEFHAQHFIPLIKDALCEANLTLNDIDLVSFSKGPGLGPALRTTATAARSLALNIDVPLIGVNHCIGHVEIGKLTTGATDPVTLYTSGGNTQIISYEAGRYRIIGETLDIAIGNCLDQFSRDIGLGHPGGPVVESHAQNTDETVKLPYVVKGMDLSFSGILTSAINKYKSGVDLDVICNSFQQTCFAMLCEVTERAISYTKKDEVLLCGGVAANKTLRSMLKQMCDEHYVDFYMPPMKYCGDNGSMIARLGLLAYDEKLCGIKNSYINPKFRTDQMEVTWIKDETKHNIKLPEDMIDKGAEADIIDATWNGKDAIIKHRVKKNYRIDEIDDKLRSERLKQEAKLIHDAKNAGIRTPYIYDIDLKNKSLVLQKIDAVQLNDIIMNTTDSTQLYDLFIQIGSDVACMHRCGIIHGDLTTANILIDCDMNPYFIDFGLGRYSELLEDQGVDLLVFKKSLKTLKPEISDELFNKVLKGYDDVKIKNKIDEIEKRGRYL; encoded by the coding sequence ATGATTGCTTTAGGAATAGAAGGAACAGCTGAAAAAACAGGAATAGGAATTGTGGATTCAGATGGAAATATTCTTGCAACATGTGGAGATCAATTATATCCAGAAGTTGGAGGAATCCATCCAAGAGATGCTGCAGAATTTCATGCACAGCATTTCATACCACTCATAAAAGATGCACTATGTGAGGCAAACTTAACACTAAATGATATTGATCTTGTATCATTTTCAAAAGGACCAGGACTAGGACCTGCTCTTAGAACAACAGCAACAGCAGCAAGAAGTCTTGCATTAAATATAGATGTTCCACTTATCGGTGTAAATCATTGTATTGGACATGTGGAAATTGGAAAACTAACAACAGGTGCAACAGATCCTGTAACACTATATACAAGTGGTGGAAATACACAGATTATAAGCTATGAGGCAGGACGTTATAGAATAATTGGTGAAACACTTGACATTGCAATAGGTAATTGTCTTGACCAGTTTTCACGTGATATAGGACTTGGACATCCTGGAGGTCCTGTAGTTGAATCACATGCACAAAATACAGATGAAACAGTAAAGCTTCCATACGTTGTAAAAGGTATGGATTTATCATTTTCTGGAATTCTTACAAGTGCAATTAATAAGTATAAATCAGGTGTTGATCTTGATGTTATATGTAATAGTTTCCAGCAGACATGTTTTGCAATGCTTTGTGAGGTAACAGAACGTGCAATAAGTTATACTAAAAAAGATGAAGTTCTTCTTTGTGGAGGAGTTGCAGCAAATAAAACACTGCGTAGTATGCTTAAGCAGATGTGTGATGAACACTATGTTGACTTTTATATGCCTCCTATGAAGTATTGTGGAGATAATGGTTCAATGATTGCACGTCTTGGTCTTCTTGCATATGATGAAAAGCTTTGTGGTATAAAAAATAGTTATATTAATCCAAAATTCAGAACAGATCAGATGGAAGTTACATGGATTAAAGATGAAACAAAACATAACATAAAACTACCAGAGGATATGATAGATAAGGGTGCTGAAGCTGATATAATAGATGCTACTTGGAATGGAAAAGATGCAATTATAAAACATCGTGTTAAAAAGAATTATCGTATAGATGAAATTGATGATAAGCTAAGATCAGAACGCCTAAAACAGGAAGCAAAACTGATACATGATGCAAAAAATGCTGGTATCAGGACACCATACATCTATGATATTGACCTTAAAAATAAGTCATTAGTACTTCAAAAAATAGATGCAGTACAACTTAATGATATAATCATGAATACAACAGATTCAACACAATTGTATGACTTATTTATACAAATAGGATCTGATGTAGCATGTATGCATAGATGTGGTATTATTCATGGTGATCTTACAACAGCAAACATACTAATTGATTGTGATATGAATCCATACTTTATAGACTTTGGTCTTGGACGCTATAGTGAGCTTCTTGAAGATCAAGGAGTAGATCTTCTTGTATTTAAAAAATCATTAAAAACATTAAAACCAGAAATTTCAGATGAACTATTTAATAAAGTTCTTAAGGGTTATGATGATGTAAAAATAAAAAATAAGATTGATGAAATTGAAAAAAGAGGAAGATATCTATAA
- a CDS encoding branched-chain amino acid transaminase, with amino-acid sequence MAFDETGKIWFNGELVDWKDAQIHVLSHVVHYGSSVFEGLRCYDTENGPAVFRLKDHMKRLHDSAKVYRMDIPYTVDELCEAVKDTININNIKSCYIRPIAFRGLNELGVYPLNCPVETVIAVWGWGQYLGEDALEQGIDVCTSSWRKMAPDTMPNIAKAGSNYMNSQLAKMEATLNGYKECVLLNYSGNVAEGSGENIFLVEDETLYTPDLGSSVLRGITRDSVMKIATDLGYEIKEETISRERLYLADEVFFTGSAAELSPIRSIDQIKIGKGKRGPVTKKIQDAFFDVLNNKVEDKYGWLDFL; translated from the coding sequence ATGGCATTCGATGAAACAGGAAAAATATGGTTTAACGGAGAATTAGTTGACTGGAAAGATGCACAAATACACGTACTATCACACGTAGTTCACTACGGAAGTAGCGTATTTGAAGGATTAAGATGTTATGATACAGAAAATGGTCCAGCAGTATTTAGACTAAAAGATCACATGAAAAGACTACACGACTCAGCTAAAGTTTACAGAATGGACATACCATACACTGTAGATGAACTCTGTGAAGCTGTAAAAGACACAATAAACATAAACAACATAAAATCATGTTACATCCGTCCTATAGCATTTAGAGGACTTAATGAACTAGGAGTTTACCCACTAAACTGTCCTGTTGAAACAGTAATTGCTGTATGGGGCTGGGGACAATACCTAGGTGAAGATGCACTCGAACAAGGAATCGATGTATGCACATCATCCTGGAGAAAAATGGCACCAGATACAATGCCAAACATTGCAAAAGCAGGATCAAACTACATGAACTCACAACTTGCAAAAATGGAAGCAACACTCAATGGATACAAAGAATGTGTACTTCTAAACTACTCAGGAAACGTTGCAGAAGGATCAGGTGAAAACATATTCCTAGTAGAAGATGAAACACTATACACACCAGATCTTGGATCATCAGTACTTAGAGGAATTACAAGAGATTCAGTAATGAAAATTGCAACAGATCTTGGATATGAAATAAAAGAAGAAACAATCTCAAGAGAAAGATTATATCTTGCTGATGAAGTATTCTTCACAGGATCAGCAGCAGAACTTTCACCTATAAGATCAATAGATCAAATAAAAATAGGAAAAGGAAAACGTGGCCCTGTAACTAAAAAAATCCAAGATGCATTCTTTGATGTATTAAATAACAAAGTTGAAGATAAATATGGATGGTTAGACTTCTTATAA